The following are from one region of the Methanospirillum hungatei genome:
- a CDS encoding V-type ATPase subunit subunit G family protein has translation METEHSLLDQISRKEAELKEQCDVVCKEAETRIHDARVKARNLREEAEKKGAEEASRYMKEGLSKLSEEISSIHLAGEKEAEEILKKGEKKVDGAVKQIVEMVLG, from the coding sequence ATGGAGACAGAACATTCACTGCTGGACCAGATATCACGAAAAGAAGCTGAGCTCAAAGAGCAATGTGATGTCGTCTGTAAAGAAGCAGAAACCCGAATCCATGATGCTCGAGTCAAGGCGCGGAATTTGAGGGAAGAAGCAGAAAAGAAAGGAGCAGAAGAAGCATCCAGGTATATGAAGGAAGGTCTTTCTAAACTGTCCGAGGAAATTTCTTCTATTCACCTGGCTGGAGAAAAAGAGGCAGAAGAGATTCTCAAAAAAGGGGAAAAAAAGGTTGATGGTGCAGTAAAACAGATCGTCGAAATGGTTCTGGGGTAA
- a CDS encoding V-type ATP synthase subunit I: MLQKMKQILVVGPKKDYQRIVDVLYQAGSLHLEDAKNERLETMEIAPLDTFNPEEITSLLIRIKGQLQILTPTDSKKAQKSPLIEKYAGLSYNELSITATEVCDSLEERLRTLETRKGDLDVRYTTLARYEKIIKKISPLEQQLPTLEGFEVTILIIQKEFESVLEIIHPFLSEITRNQFEFISADLDDKNIAVITVFSKKYAGKVHDFLYSKNVNEVRIPQEYTNMPLEKALALIAADKKAIIDEIAEIEKRIKEISVVWYADLFTLKTLLTNFLEETSAYSHFGQTDYTFVVKGWIPQKYLPATKKALKSNFDESVVVTELPYDPAVFDNAPVYFDNPFWAKPFEFFMNLVQPPQYREIDPTPLIAIFFPLFFGLIVGDIGYGMVILCFSLFVRYKFSHIGWLKQLMGILIISSIPTIIFGYIFGEFFGDLGEHMGWLHPLTIFGITWNRIESIIPLLLLTIGIGVFHVFFGLSLGILNALRHHKKKHAIEKIGMLGLVSGILLLLGSYAGHIPKSVLFLIIALMLISIGCLIYGGGSRGVIEVMGTIGNIMSYARLMAIGLASVILALVANRLSHEIGIFIVGIIVAILLHALNILLAMFSPSIHSLRLHVVEFFSKFYEGGGNPYKPFGKERL; encoded by the coding sequence ATGCTGCAAAAGATGAAACAGATCCTGGTGGTTGGTCCAAAAAAGGACTATCAAAGAATAGTTGATGTACTGTACCAGGCAGGTTCTCTTCATCTTGAGGATGCAAAAAATGAACGCCTGGAGACCATGGAAATTGCTCCGCTTGATACTTTTAACCCTGAAGAAATCACGTCTCTATTAATTCGGATAAAGGGCCAGCTCCAGATCCTGACACCAACGGATTCTAAGAAGGCTCAAAAAAGTCCTCTTATAGAAAAATACGCAGGCCTTTCTTATAATGAATTGTCCATTACGGCAACAGAAGTCTGTGATTCTCTCGAAGAACGGCTTCGGACTCTTGAGACCAGAAAAGGGGATCTTGATGTCAGGTACACAACCCTTGCAAGGTATGAAAAGATCATCAAAAAGATATCTCCACTCGAGCAACAACTTCCCACCCTTGAAGGATTTGAAGTCACCATTTTAATCATTCAAAAAGAATTCGAATCAGTCCTTGAGATTATTCATCCGTTTTTATCCGAAATAACCAGAAACCAATTTGAATTCATCAGTGCAGATCTTGATGACAAAAATATCGCGGTAATTACGGTATTCAGTAAAAAATATGCAGGTAAGGTTCATGATTTTCTCTATTCAAAGAACGTAAATGAAGTGCGGATTCCCCAGGAGTATACAAACATGCCCCTGGAGAAGGCACTGGCCCTTATTGCAGCAGATAAAAAAGCAATTATAGATGAAATTGCTGAAATAGAAAAAAGGATCAAGGAAATCTCTGTAGTATGGTATGCTGATCTCTTCACTCTGAAAACATTACTCACTAACTTTCTTGAGGAGACCTCTGCATATTCTCACTTTGGTCAGACAGATTATACTTTTGTGGTAAAGGGATGGATACCACAGAAATATCTGCCTGCAACGAAAAAGGCGCTCAAAAGTAATTTTGATGAATCAGTGGTGGTAACTGAGCTCCCGTACGATCCAGCAGTTTTTGATAATGCCCCGGTGTATTTTGATAATCCATTCTGGGCAAAACCATTCGAGTTCTTCATGAACCTGGTTCAACCCCCGCAATATCGTGAGATTGATCCCACACCACTTATTGCCATCTTCTTTCCCCTCTTTTTCGGACTCATCGTGGGTGATATCGGATATGGGATGGTAATTTTATGTTTCAGTCTTTTTGTCCGGTATAAATTTTCTCATATCGGGTGGCTAAAACAACTCATGGGAATCCTCATAATATCTTCTATTCCTACGATTATTTTTGGGTACATATTTGGGGAGTTTTTTGGAGATCTTGGCGAGCACATGGGCTGGCTTCACCCACTTACCATTTTTGGCATCACCTGGAACCGGATTGAATCAATCATTCCACTCCTCCTCCTGACAATAGGGATAGGCGTATTTCATGTATTTTTTGGCTTGTCTCTTGGTATTTTGAATGCTCTCCGGCACCACAAGAAAAAGCACGCTATTGAGAAGATCGGTATGTTAGGCCTCGTGTCCGGGATTCTTCTTCTATTGGGTTCTTATGCCGGGCATATCCCGAAATCAGTGTTATTTCTGATCATTGCTTTGATGCTAATCTCAATCGGGTGCCTGATATACGGCGGTGGCAGTCGGGGAGTTATCGAAGTGATGGGAACAATTGGCAATATTATGTCATATGCCCGTCTGATGGCTATCGGGCTTGCCTCGGTGATACTGGCATTAGTTGCTAACCGGCTTTCGCATGAAATTGGTATCTTCATTGTGGGTATTATTGTTGCAATTCTCCTTCATGCATTAAACATTCTTCTTGCCATGTTTAGTCCATCTATTCATTCCCTTAGATTACATGTGGTGGAGTTCTTCTCGAAATTTTATGAAGGAGGAGGTAATCCTTACAAACCATTTGGAAAAGAGCGACTCTAA
- a CDS encoding ATPase — protein sequence MTGWEVPIGAAIAFAGGAIATGIAQSKIGAAGAGTVAERPESAGIVIVLEAIPETLVILGFVVAAMIIIMVE from the coding sequence ATGACAGGTTGGGAAGTCCCTATTGGTGCTGCAATTGCCTTTGCTGGAGGAGCAATTGCAACTGGAATCGCCCAGTCAAAGATTGGAGCAGCCGGAGCAGGAACTGTAGCCGAACGTCCGGAGTCCGCAGGTATTGTCATCGTTCTGGAGGCTATTCCTGAAACACTGGTCATTTTGGGTTTTGTAGTGGCCGCTATGATCATCATCATGGTTGAATAA
- a CDS encoding V-type ATP synthase subunit E — protein sequence MAYEDLIKSIESAADEKNREVLRDADREIEAILRETETELSAIHAQYLEKAKRDLALESNRQKFLAKQEVKRKVSSVRQQLIHEAIDKSLQNMANIRSDSMYASLYERLVDEVIRSLAGEQIVLHIDPADATLCEKVLHKNGLDYRIEKDLRTIGGLCGTSADGKIRADNTLETRLSKIQEQSTLEIITLILGGPDG from the coding sequence ATGGCATATGAAGACCTTATCAAGTCCATAGAGTCTGCGGCGGATGAAAAAAATCGGGAGGTTCTCCGGGATGCTGATCGGGAAATAGAGGCAATTCTTCGGGAAACCGAAACTGAACTCTCGGCTATCCATGCTCAGTACCTGGAGAAAGCAAAACGAGATCTGGCTCTTGAATCTAACCGACAAAAATTTCTTGCAAAACAGGAAGTTAAACGAAAGGTAAGTTCCGTCAGACAACAACTCATACATGAGGCTATTGATAAATCGTTGCAGAACATGGCCAATATAAGGTCTGACTCGATGTATGCCTCTTTATATGAGCGTCTTGTTGATGAGGTTATCCGGTCACTTGCCGGAGAACAGATAGTTCTTCATATTGATCCAGCTGATGCAACGTTATGTGAAAAAGTCCTTCACAAAAACGGCCTTGATTATCGCATTGAAAAGGATTTGCGGACCATTGGTGGTTTGTGTGGAACATCTGCAGATGGCAAAATCCGTGCTGATAATACCCTGGAAACCAGGTTATCAAAAATTCAGGAACAATCAACCCTTGAGATCATCACCCTGATTCTTGGAGGTCCTGATGGATAA